The following proteins are encoded in a genomic region of Gossypium hirsutum isolate 1008001.06 chromosome D05, Gossypium_hirsutum_v2.1, whole genome shotgun sequence:
- the LOC107906050 gene encoding subtilisin-like protease SBT1.4, translated as MAISFFFFLSLLCIPFSSPSSDGPENFIIHVSKSHKPPLFSSHHHWYSSILASLPPSPHPIKLLYTYERVINGFSARLTAAQADKLRGLPGILSVIPDQVRQIHTTRTPHFLGLSDGVGLWQNSYYGDGVIIGVLDTGIWPERPSFTDSGLSPVPDTWKGICETGPDFPASACNRKVIGARAFYKGYQSHLGHSIDETKESKSPRDTEGHGTHTASTAAGSVVSNASLFGFARGEARGMASKARIAAYKICWSFGCFDSDILAAMDQATADGVDVISLSVGATGYAPQYDHDSIAIGAFGAAAHGIVVSCSAGNSGPGTYTAVNIAPWIITVGASTIDREFPADVVLGDGRIFGGVSLYYGPPLPDFKLRLVYAGDAGNRYCYMGGISPSKVQGKIVLCDRGGNARVEKGAAVKLAGGLGMIQANTAESGEELIADAHLVPATMVGEIAGNKIREYVKKSPFPTATILFRGTVVGPSPPAPKVAAFSSRGPNHLTPEILKPDVIAPGVNILAGWTGFAAPTDLDIDPRRVDFNIISGTSMSCPHVSGLAALLKKAYPKWSPAAIKSALMTTAYTLDNSGITIKDLATGEESSPFGHGAGHVNPNRALNPGLVYDIDSDDYIAFLCSIGYDLNRIAVFVRGPTGSDICEGKLATPGDLNYPSFSVVFYSNDHVVKYKRTVKNVGTSVDVVYTAKVNAPAGVEINVSPCKLEFSGENKTLSYEITFASDGLGLHAVDSLQAFGSIEWSDGVHLVRSPIAVRWAQGLKDSI; from the coding sequence GGCTTCTCCGCTCGCCTTACGGCCGCTCAGGCAGATAAGCTCAGGGGACTTCCCGGAATCCTTTCAGTGATTCCGGACCAGGTTCGTCAGATCCACACTACTCGAACCCCTCACTTTTTAGGCCTTTCCGATGGTGTTGGTCTTTGGCAAAACTCCTATTATGGCGACGGTGTTATAATCGGAGTTTTAGATACCGGAATATGGCCGGAACGCCCCAGTTTTACCGACTCCGGGCTGTCTCCTGTTCCTGATACTTGGAAAGGTATATGTGAAACAGGACCTGACTTCCCTGCTTCAGCTTGTAACCGGAAGGTAATAGGTGCAAGAGCCTTTTACAAAGGCTACCAGTCACATCTTGGCCATTCAATTGATGAAACGAAAGAATCCAAGTCTCCACGAGACACTGAAGGTCATGGCACGCATACTGCTTCAACTGCTGCTGGATCTGTGGTTTCTAACGCCAGCCTTTTCGGATTTGCTCGCGGGGAGGCTCGTGGTATGGCTTCCAAAGCTAGGATCGCTGCTTACAAAATCTGTTGGAGTTTCGGTTGTTTTGATTCCGATATACTAGCGGCTATGGACCAAGCAACTGCAGATGGTGTTGATGTGATTTCTTTATCTGTGGGAGCCACTGGATATGCTCCTCAGTATGACCATGATTCTATTGCAATTGGGGCTTTTGGTGCCGCTGCTCATGGtattgttgtttcatgttctgcTGGGAATTCCGGTCCTGGAACGTACACTGCTGTTAACATTGCGCCTTGGATCATAACAGTAGGGGCTTCTACGATTGACCGGGAATTTCCAGCAGATGTGGTTCTCGGTGATGGTAGGATTTTCGGTGGGGTTTCGTTGTACTATGGTCCCCCTTTGCCTGATTTCAAGCTTCGTTTGGTTTATGCTGGTGATGCTGGAAACAGGTATTGCTATATGGGGGGTATAAGTCCATCAAAGGTCCAAGGCAAAATCGTTCTTTGTGACAGGGGAGGGAACGCTAGAGTTGAGAAAGGAGCTGCGGTGAAGCTTGCTGGTGGGCTAGGAATGATACAGGCAAACACTGCTGAGAGTGGTGAAGAACTCATAGCCGATGCTCATCTTGTACCGGCCACCATGGTCGGCGAGATAGCAGGTAATAAGATCCGGGAGTACGTCAAAAAAAGTCCGTTTCCAACAGCTACAATTTTGTTCCGTGGTACAGTGGTTGGCCCTTCACCACCAGCCCCAAAGGTTGCCGCATTTTCGAGCCGCGGTCCAAACCATTTGACTCCGGAAATTCTCAAGCCCGATGTCATTGCCCCTGGTGTCAATATCTTGGCAGGATGGACTGGCTTCGCTGCACCAACAGATTTGGACATCGATCCAAGAAGAGTTGATTTCAACATAATTTCAGGTACTTCAATGTCATGCCCTCATGTAAGTGGATTGGCTGCTTTGCTTAAAAAGGCATACCCCAAATGGTCACCAGCTGCCATAAAATCTGCCTTGATGACAACCGCGTACACTTTAGATAACTCGGGAATTACCATTAAGGATCTTGCAACCGGAGAAGAATCATCACCTTTTGGTCATGGAGCCGGCCATGTCAACCCCAACCGAGCTCTTAATCCGGGATTGGTGTATGATATCGACAGCGACGACTACATTGCATTCCTTTGCTCCATCGGCTACGACTTAAACAGGATTGCGGTATTTGTGAGAGGACCTACTGGTTCAGATATATGTGAAGGGAAATTGGCTACACCGGGAGACCTTAATTACCCATCATTCTCTGTTGTTTTTTATTCGAATGATCATGTAGTTAAGTATAAAAGGACTGTGAAGAATGTCGGAACCTCAGTCGATGTTGTTTATACAGCGAAAGTGAATGCTCCAGCTGGTGTTGAAATCAATGTTTCGCCATGTAAGCTTGAATTCAGCGGTGAAAACAAAACACTGAGCTATGAGATCACATTTGCAAGTGATGGCTTGGGGTTGCATGCTGTTGATTCCTTGCAAGCATTCGGGTCGATCGAGTGGAGTGACGGAGTTCATCTCGTGAGGAGTCCAATTGCTGTTAGGTGGGCTCAGGGACTCAAGGATTCCATTTGA